From the genome of Candidatus Nitrosocosmicus oleophilus, one region includes:
- a CDS encoding type 1 glutamine amidotransferase produces the protein MKTLLINNFSPFIGNIVELLNELENSFECYDCNQIHALDTHLDLLQRFDNVILSGRQQNSSLINKINSRIVKGCLVLDKPLLGICYGGQILGLTLGCTLRKIQKIKDTIDIDLIEPTPILDGYKSVKMYESHNFCISTLSDDFRLLGTSSHCDNELFCLNKKPLFGTQFHPEKSGKPGRDLMENFLNIH, from the coding sequence TTGAAAACGCTTTTAATAAACAATTTTTCACCTTTCATAGGAAACATTGTAGAACTATTGAATGAGCTTGAGAATAGTTTTGAATGTTACGATTGTAATCAAATTCACGCTCTTGATACACATTTAGATCTGCTACAGAGATTTGATAACGTCATCTTGTCAGGCCGTCAACAAAATTCCTCACTTATTAATAAGATTAATTCTCGTATTGTAAAAGGGTGTTTAGTATTGGATAAACCATTGTTGGGAATTTGTTATGGGGGGCAGATTCTAGGCCTGACTCTGGGGTGCACATTAAGAAAGATTCAAAAAATTAAGGATACAATCGATATTGATCTAATAGAACCTACACCTATACTTGACGGTTATAAATCGGTTAAGATGTATGAGAGCCACAATTTCTGTATTTCAACCTTGTCAGATGATTTTAGGCTGTTAGGAACTTCTTCTCATTGCGATAATGAATTATTCTGCCTCAACAAGAAACCATTATTTGGAACACAATTTCATCCCGAAAAGAGTGGCAAACCCGGAAGAGACCTTATGGAGAACTTTCTTAATATACATTAG